In Brienomyrus brachyistius isolate T26 chromosome 25, BBRACH_0.4, whole genome shotgun sequence, a single window of DNA contains:
- the cfap99 gene encoding cilia- and flagella-associated protein 99 isoform X2 gives MKDHRSLVRQAVVLLDKFQPEQGSFQAFVDNASKSLQDLEESEQNFVLEIISGCVEHRKLLDVVVDTFYHRTGKGFLQADRNQFMVICFLATFLLEDLGLRCFSKIVKCLDAAKMHKFLSFFFNVNNLSTWIRGEWSQIYDAPYVEKSWIAPLLRWQPAVEGIITQLASKAAGGIQPKKGSQKITEPREFALTKPKPRPLPKPEPIPQQERHRPVPGSIYQLPTERDVLEKVKQKNRQQANKVMLDANTQQFHCANPEKSQRTKKVLSRIQEERDAQLQFNSLFSSGIPSSHKTDSPPIRLNTTAILREGALYNRQVEEETRRMVALLSGGGEPSSFLRWQNEVLQQDLQEELAQLERRRLEGLISHEEAALARVRVMERNQQRALLKKEETAELMHRYAEKRLQEEQEMRELVEQVVEGHKNAKEAKAKLWAYKQRIVEEVSEQSRHLLRQALERAQADLARRLELICQIRAMESVPVIRHKFVDDTETAGHALLGEMSLAELRERLALLREAQSRQQEEKRERLQVAKQHRRQWLQGQLDFISQQRAALGEEAKRKQLEKRTRQKPCPGVSDDQQLLELQRKLEDKRQERQRHRQAEDARGKVYGQAAAQALLGWNQRRVSLHLSHPYKSTSSPVWIFISVV, from the exons ATGAAAGATCACAGAAGCCTCGTCAGACAAGCTGTTGTCCTGCTGGATAAGTTTCAGCCAGAACAGGGCAGCTTCCAGGCCTTTGTAGACAACGCCTCCAAGTCACTCCAG GACCTGGAAGAATCGGAGCAGAACTTTGTGCTGGAGATTATTTCTGGCTGTGTCGAGCACAGGAAGCTCTTGGACGTTGTGGTCGATACTTTCTACCATCGCACTGGAAAAGGCTTCCTACAAGCTGATCGCAACCAGTTTATGG TGATCTGTTTCCTGGCCACGTTCCTCCTGGAAGACCTAGGTCTTCGCTGCTTCAGCAAGATCGTCAAATGCCTGGATGCGGCGAAGATGCACAAG TTTCTGAGTTTCTTCTTCAATGTGAACAACCTCAGCACCTGGATCCGAGGGGAATGGAGTCAGATCTATGACGCCCCCTATGTGGAGAAGAGCTGGATTGCACCTCTGCTTAG GTGGCAGCCAGCGGTTGAAGGAATTATCACCCAACTGGCCAGCAAAGCGGCTGGTGGGATTCAGCCCAAGAAAGGCAGTCAGAAGATCACTGAACCTAGGGAGTTTGCCCTGACCAAGCCCAAACCTCGGCCTCTCCCCAAACCAGAGCCCATTCCCCAGCAGGAGCGACACCGGCCG GTACCAGGCAGCATCTATCAGCTCCCCACGGAGAGAGATGTGCTGGAGAAGGTCAAGCAGAAGAACCGTCAGCAGGCTAAT AAAGTCATGTTAGATGCCAACACTCAACAGTTCCACTGTGCGAATCCCGAGAAGTCACAACGCACCAAG AAGGTGCTATCCCGGATCCAGGAAGAGCGAGATGCCCAGCTGCAGTTTAACTCGCTCTTCTCCTCTGGGATTCCATCCAGCCACAAG ACGGACAGCCCGCCCATCAGACTGAACACCACCGCCATCCTGCGCGAAGGAGCCCTCTACAAccgacaggtggaggaggaaacACGGAG GATGGTGGCGCTCCTGAGTGGGGGAGGAGAGCCTTCATCCTTCCTACGGTGGCAGAATGAGGTCCTGCAGCAGGACCTGCAGGAGGAACTGGCCCAGCTGGAACGGCGCCGCCTAGAGGGACTCATCAGCCATGAGGAGGCGGCACTGGCCCGCGTGCGCGTGATGGAGCGcaaccagcagagggcgctgctcAAGAAAGAGGAG ACCGCTGAACTGATGCATCGCTACGCAGAGAAGCGCCtgcaggaggagcaggagatgAGGGAGCTGGTGGAGCAGGTGGTGGAGGGACACAAGAACGCCAAGGAAGCGAAAGCCAAGCTGTGGGCGTACAAGCAGCGCATAG TGGAGGAGGTTTCTGAGCAGAGCCGGCACCTCTTGCGTCAGGCCTTGGAGCGGGCCCAGGCGGACCTGGCCAGGAGGCTGGAGCTGATCTGTCAGATCCGGGCCATGGAGTCTGTCCCCGTCATCAGACACAAGTTTGTGGATGACACTGAG ACGGCAGGCCATGCCCTCCTGGGAGAGATGTCTCTGGCTGAGCTACGTGAGCGGCTGGCCCTGCTGCGGGAAGCGCAGAGCCGGCAGCAGGAGGAGAAGAGAGAGCGCCTCCAGGTGGCGAAGCAGCACCGCCGGCAGTGGCTCCAGGGGCAACTGGACTTCAtcagccagcagagggcagcactGGGAGAGGAGGCCAAACGGAA GCAACTGGAAAAGAGGACCCGGCAGAAGCCCTGCCCGGGGGTGAGCGATGACCAGCAGCTGCTAGAGCTTCAACGCAAGCTGGAAGACAAGCGGCAAGAGAGGCAGAGACACAGGCAGGCCGAGGATGCCAGAGGCAAAGTGTATGGGCAGGCCGCTGCACAGGCCCTGCTGGGATGGAACCAACGGAGGGTGAGCCTGCATCTCAGTCACCCATACAAGAGCACCAGCAGCCCTGTCTGGATATTTATAT CAGTGGTCTGA
- the cfap99 gene encoding cilia- and flagella-associated protein 99 isoform X1, whose amino-acid sequence MKDHRSLVRQAVVLLDKFQPEQGSFQAFVDNASKSLQDLEESEQNFVLEIISGCVEHRKLLDVVVDTFYHRTGKGFLQADRNQFMVICFLATFLLEDLGLRCFSKIVKCLDAAKMHKFLSFFFNVNNLSTWIRGEWSQIYDAPYVEKSWIAPLLRWQPAVEGIITQLASKAAGGIQPKKGSQKITEPREFALTKPKPRPLPKPEPIPQQERHRPVPGSIYQLPTERDVLEKVKQKNRQQANKVMLDANTQQFHCANPEKSQRTKKVLSRIQEERDAQLQFNSLFSSGIPSSHKTDSPPIRLNTTAILREGALYNRQVEEETRRMVALLSGGGEPSSFLRWQNEVLQQDLQEELAQLERRRLEGLISHEEAALARVRVMERNQQRALLKKEETAELMHRYAEKRLQEEQEMRELVEQVVEGHKNAKEAKAKLWAYKQRIVEEVSEQSRHLLRQALERAQADLARRLELICQIRAMESVPVIRHKFVDDTETAGHALLGEMSLAELRERLALLREAQSRQQEEKRERLQVAKQHRRQWLQGQLDFISQQRAALGEEAKRKQLEKRTRQKPCPGVSDDQQLLELQRKLEDKRQERQRHRQAEDARGKVYGQAAAQALLGWNQRRQWSEENHWEELESSLERQVQHAASASGGLSLLRGPEKPPSSFT is encoded by the exons ATGAAAGATCACAGAAGCCTCGTCAGACAAGCTGTTGTCCTGCTGGATAAGTTTCAGCCAGAACAGGGCAGCTTCCAGGCCTTTGTAGACAACGCCTCCAAGTCACTCCAG GACCTGGAAGAATCGGAGCAGAACTTTGTGCTGGAGATTATTTCTGGCTGTGTCGAGCACAGGAAGCTCTTGGACGTTGTGGTCGATACTTTCTACCATCGCACTGGAAAAGGCTTCCTACAAGCTGATCGCAACCAGTTTATGG TGATCTGTTTCCTGGCCACGTTCCTCCTGGAAGACCTAGGTCTTCGCTGCTTCAGCAAGATCGTCAAATGCCTGGATGCGGCGAAGATGCACAAG TTTCTGAGTTTCTTCTTCAATGTGAACAACCTCAGCACCTGGATCCGAGGGGAATGGAGTCAGATCTATGACGCCCCCTATGTGGAGAAGAGCTGGATTGCACCTCTGCTTAG GTGGCAGCCAGCGGTTGAAGGAATTATCACCCAACTGGCCAGCAAAGCGGCTGGTGGGATTCAGCCCAAGAAAGGCAGTCAGAAGATCACTGAACCTAGGGAGTTTGCCCTGACCAAGCCCAAACCTCGGCCTCTCCCCAAACCAGAGCCCATTCCCCAGCAGGAGCGACACCGGCCG GTACCAGGCAGCATCTATCAGCTCCCCACGGAGAGAGATGTGCTGGAGAAGGTCAAGCAGAAGAACCGTCAGCAGGCTAAT AAAGTCATGTTAGATGCCAACACTCAACAGTTCCACTGTGCGAATCCCGAGAAGTCACAACGCACCAAG AAGGTGCTATCCCGGATCCAGGAAGAGCGAGATGCCCAGCTGCAGTTTAACTCGCTCTTCTCCTCTGGGATTCCATCCAGCCACAAG ACGGACAGCCCGCCCATCAGACTGAACACCACCGCCATCCTGCGCGAAGGAGCCCTCTACAAccgacaggtggaggaggaaacACGGAG GATGGTGGCGCTCCTGAGTGGGGGAGGAGAGCCTTCATCCTTCCTACGGTGGCAGAATGAGGTCCTGCAGCAGGACCTGCAGGAGGAACTGGCCCAGCTGGAACGGCGCCGCCTAGAGGGACTCATCAGCCATGAGGAGGCGGCACTGGCCCGCGTGCGCGTGATGGAGCGcaaccagcagagggcgctgctcAAGAAAGAGGAG ACCGCTGAACTGATGCATCGCTACGCAGAGAAGCGCCtgcaggaggagcaggagatgAGGGAGCTGGTGGAGCAGGTGGTGGAGGGACACAAGAACGCCAAGGAAGCGAAAGCCAAGCTGTGGGCGTACAAGCAGCGCATAG TGGAGGAGGTTTCTGAGCAGAGCCGGCACCTCTTGCGTCAGGCCTTGGAGCGGGCCCAGGCGGACCTGGCCAGGAGGCTGGAGCTGATCTGTCAGATCCGGGCCATGGAGTCTGTCCCCGTCATCAGACACAAGTTTGTGGATGACACTGAG ACGGCAGGCCATGCCCTCCTGGGAGAGATGTCTCTGGCTGAGCTACGTGAGCGGCTGGCCCTGCTGCGGGAAGCGCAGAGCCGGCAGCAGGAGGAGAAGAGAGAGCGCCTCCAGGTGGCGAAGCAGCACCGCCGGCAGTGGCTCCAGGGGCAACTGGACTTCAtcagccagcagagggcagcactGGGAGAGGAGGCCAAACGGAA GCAACTGGAAAAGAGGACCCGGCAGAAGCCCTGCCCGGGGGTGAGCGATGACCAGCAGCTGCTAGAGCTTCAACGCAAGCTGGAAGACAAGCGGCAAGAGAGGCAGAGACACAGGCAGGCCGAGGATGCCAGAGGCAAAGTGTATGGGCAGGCCGCTGCACAGGCCCTGCTGGGATGGAACCAACGGAGG CAGTGGTCTGAGGAGAACCACTGGGAGGAGCTAGAGAGCAGCCTGGAGCGCCAGGTCCAGCATGCAGCTTCAGCATCCGGCGGTCTCAGCCTACTCCGGGGCCCTGAAAAGCCCCCATCCTCGTTCACCTGA
- the cfap99 gene encoding cilia- and flagella-associated protein 99 isoform X5 yields the protein MKDHRSLVRQAVVLLDKFQPEQGSFQAFVDNASKSLQDLEESEQNFVLEIISGCVEHRKLLDVVVDTFYHRTGKGFLQADRNQFMVICFLATFLLEDLGLRCFSKIVKCLDAAKMHKFLSFFFNVNNLSTWIRGEWSQIYDAPYVEKSWIAPLLRWQPAVEGIITQLASKAAGGIQPKKGSQKITEPREFALTKPKPRPLPKPEPIPQQERHRPVPGSIYQLPTERDVLEKVKQKNRQQANKVMLDANTQQFHCANPEKSQRTKKVLSRIQEERDAQLQFNSLFSSGIPSSHKTDSPPIRLNTTAILREGALYNRQVEEETRRMVALLSGGGEPSSFLRWQNEVLQQDLQEELAQLERRRLEGLISHEEAALARVRVMERNQQRALLKKEETAELMHRYAEKRLQEEQEMRELVEQVVEGHKNAKEAKAKLWAYKQRIVEEVSEQSRHLLRQALERAQADLARRLELICQIRAMESVPVIRHKFVDDTETAGHALLGEMSLAELRERLALLREAQSRQQEEKRERLQVAKQHRRQWLQGQLDFISQQRAALGEEAKRNSGLRRTTGRS from the exons ATGAAAGATCACAGAAGCCTCGTCAGACAAGCTGTTGTCCTGCTGGATAAGTTTCAGCCAGAACAGGGCAGCTTCCAGGCCTTTGTAGACAACGCCTCCAAGTCACTCCAG GACCTGGAAGAATCGGAGCAGAACTTTGTGCTGGAGATTATTTCTGGCTGTGTCGAGCACAGGAAGCTCTTGGACGTTGTGGTCGATACTTTCTACCATCGCACTGGAAAAGGCTTCCTACAAGCTGATCGCAACCAGTTTATGG TGATCTGTTTCCTGGCCACGTTCCTCCTGGAAGACCTAGGTCTTCGCTGCTTCAGCAAGATCGTCAAATGCCTGGATGCGGCGAAGATGCACAAG TTTCTGAGTTTCTTCTTCAATGTGAACAACCTCAGCACCTGGATCCGAGGGGAATGGAGTCAGATCTATGACGCCCCCTATGTGGAGAAGAGCTGGATTGCACCTCTGCTTAG GTGGCAGCCAGCGGTTGAAGGAATTATCACCCAACTGGCCAGCAAAGCGGCTGGTGGGATTCAGCCCAAGAAAGGCAGTCAGAAGATCACTGAACCTAGGGAGTTTGCCCTGACCAAGCCCAAACCTCGGCCTCTCCCCAAACCAGAGCCCATTCCCCAGCAGGAGCGACACCGGCCG GTACCAGGCAGCATCTATCAGCTCCCCACGGAGAGAGATGTGCTGGAGAAGGTCAAGCAGAAGAACCGTCAGCAGGCTAAT AAAGTCATGTTAGATGCCAACACTCAACAGTTCCACTGTGCGAATCCCGAGAAGTCACAACGCACCAAG AAGGTGCTATCCCGGATCCAGGAAGAGCGAGATGCCCAGCTGCAGTTTAACTCGCTCTTCTCCTCTGGGATTCCATCCAGCCACAAG ACGGACAGCCCGCCCATCAGACTGAACACCACCGCCATCCTGCGCGAAGGAGCCCTCTACAAccgacaggtggaggaggaaacACGGAG GATGGTGGCGCTCCTGAGTGGGGGAGGAGAGCCTTCATCCTTCCTACGGTGGCAGAATGAGGTCCTGCAGCAGGACCTGCAGGAGGAACTGGCCCAGCTGGAACGGCGCCGCCTAGAGGGACTCATCAGCCATGAGGAGGCGGCACTGGCCCGCGTGCGCGTGATGGAGCGcaaccagcagagggcgctgctcAAGAAAGAGGAG ACCGCTGAACTGATGCATCGCTACGCAGAGAAGCGCCtgcaggaggagcaggagatgAGGGAGCTGGTGGAGCAGGTGGTGGAGGGACACAAGAACGCCAAGGAAGCGAAAGCCAAGCTGTGGGCGTACAAGCAGCGCATAG TGGAGGAGGTTTCTGAGCAGAGCCGGCACCTCTTGCGTCAGGCCTTGGAGCGGGCCCAGGCGGACCTGGCCAGGAGGCTGGAGCTGATCTGTCAGATCCGGGCCATGGAGTCTGTCCCCGTCATCAGACACAAGTTTGTGGATGACACTGAG ACGGCAGGCCATGCCCTCCTGGGAGAGATGTCTCTGGCTGAGCTACGTGAGCGGCTGGCCCTGCTGCGGGAAGCGCAGAGCCGGCAGCAGGAGGAGAAGAGAGAGCGCCTCCAGGTGGCGAAGCAGCACCGCCGGCAGTGGCTCCAGGGGCAACTGGACTTCAtcagccagcagagggcagcactGGGAGAGGAGGCCAAACGGAA CAGTGGTCTGAGGAGAACCACTGGGAGGAGCTAG
- the cfap99 gene encoding cilia- and flagella-associated protein 99 isoform X3, with protein sequence MEHLRKQRINCKDDLEESEQNFVLEIISGCVEHRKLLDVVVDTFYHRTGKGFLQADRNQFMVICFLATFLLEDLGLRCFSKIVKCLDAAKMHKFLSFFFNVNNLSTWIRGEWSQIYDAPYVEKSWIAPLLRWQPAVEGIITQLASKAAGGIQPKKGSQKITEPREFALTKPKPRPLPKPEPIPQQERHRPVPGSIYQLPTERDVLEKVKQKNRQQANKVMLDANTQQFHCANPEKSQRTKKVLSRIQEERDAQLQFNSLFSSGIPSSHKTDSPPIRLNTTAILREGALYNRQVEEETRRMVALLSGGGEPSSFLRWQNEVLQQDLQEELAQLERRRLEGLISHEEAALARVRVMERNQQRALLKKEETAELMHRYAEKRLQEEQEMRELVEQVVEGHKNAKEAKAKLWAYKQRIVEEVSEQSRHLLRQALERAQADLARRLELICQIRAMESVPVIRHKFVDDTETAGHALLGEMSLAELRERLALLREAQSRQQEEKRERLQVAKQHRRQWLQGQLDFISQQRAALGEEAKRKQLEKRTRQKPCPGVSDDQQLLELQRKLEDKRQERQRHRQAEDARGKVYGQAAAQALLGWNQRRQWSEENHWEELESSLERQVQHAASASGGLSLLRGPEKPPSSFT encoded by the exons ATGGAACACTTGAGAAAACAAAGGATTAATTGCAAAGAT GACCTGGAAGAATCGGAGCAGAACTTTGTGCTGGAGATTATTTCTGGCTGTGTCGAGCACAGGAAGCTCTTGGACGTTGTGGTCGATACTTTCTACCATCGCACTGGAAAAGGCTTCCTACAAGCTGATCGCAACCAGTTTATGG TGATCTGTTTCCTGGCCACGTTCCTCCTGGAAGACCTAGGTCTTCGCTGCTTCAGCAAGATCGTCAAATGCCTGGATGCGGCGAAGATGCACAAG TTTCTGAGTTTCTTCTTCAATGTGAACAACCTCAGCACCTGGATCCGAGGGGAATGGAGTCAGATCTATGACGCCCCCTATGTGGAGAAGAGCTGGATTGCACCTCTGCTTAG GTGGCAGCCAGCGGTTGAAGGAATTATCACCCAACTGGCCAGCAAAGCGGCTGGTGGGATTCAGCCCAAGAAAGGCAGTCAGAAGATCACTGAACCTAGGGAGTTTGCCCTGACCAAGCCCAAACCTCGGCCTCTCCCCAAACCAGAGCCCATTCCCCAGCAGGAGCGACACCGGCCG GTACCAGGCAGCATCTATCAGCTCCCCACGGAGAGAGATGTGCTGGAGAAGGTCAAGCAGAAGAACCGTCAGCAGGCTAAT AAAGTCATGTTAGATGCCAACACTCAACAGTTCCACTGTGCGAATCCCGAGAAGTCACAACGCACCAAG AAGGTGCTATCCCGGATCCAGGAAGAGCGAGATGCCCAGCTGCAGTTTAACTCGCTCTTCTCCTCTGGGATTCCATCCAGCCACAAG ACGGACAGCCCGCCCATCAGACTGAACACCACCGCCATCCTGCGCGAAGGAGCCCTCTACAAccgacaggtggaggaggaaacACGGAG GATGGTGGCGCTCCTGAGTGGGGGAGGAGAGCCTTCATCCTTCCTACGGTGGCAGAATGAGGTCCTGCAGCAGGACCTGCAGGAGGAACTGGCCCAGCTGGAACGGCGCCGCCTAGAGGGACTCATCAGCCATGAGGAGGCGGCACTGGCCCGCGTGCGCGTGATGGAGCGcaaccagcagagggcgctgctcAAGAAAGAGGAG ACCGCTGAACTGATGCATCGCTACGCAGAGAAGCGCCtgcaggaggagcaggagatgAGGGAGCTGGTGGAGCAGGTGGTGGAGGGACACAAGAACGCCAAGGAAGCGAAAGCCAAGCTGTGGGCGTACAAGCAGCGCATAG TGGAGGAGGTTTCTGAGCAGAGCCGGCACCTCTTGCGTCAGGCCTTGGAGCGGGCCCAGGCGGACCTGGCCAGGAGGCTGGAGCTGATCTGTCAGATCCGGGCCATGGAGTCTGTCCCCGTCATCAGACACAAGTTTGTGGATGACACTGAG ACGGCAGGCCATGCCCTCCTGGGAGAGATGTCTCTGGCTGAGCTACGTGAGCGGCTGGCCCTGCTGCGGGAAGCGCAGAGCCGGCAGCAGGAGGAGAAGAGAGAGCGCCTCCAGGTGGCGAAGCAGCACCGCCGGCAGTGGCTCCAGGGGCAACTGGACTTCAtcagccagcagagggcagcactGGGAGAGGAGGCCAAACGGAA GCAACTGGAAAAGAGGACCCGGCAGAAGCCCTGCCCGGGGGTGAGCGATGACCAGCAGCTGCTAGAGCTTCAACGCAAGCTGGAAGACAAGCGGCAAGAGAGGCAGAGACACAGGCAGGCCGAGGATGCCAGAGGCAAAGTGTATGGGCAGGCCGCTGCACAGGCCCTGCTGGGATGGAACCAACGGAGG CAGTGGTCTGAGGAGAACCACTGGGAGGAGCTAGAGAGCAGCCTGGAGCGCCAGGTCCAGCATGCAGCTTCAGCATCCGGCGGTCTCAGCCTACTCCGGGGCCCTGAAAAGCCCCCATCCTCGTTCACCTGA
- the cfap99 gene encoding cilia- and flagella-associated protein 99 isoform X4, translating into MKDHRSLVRQAVVLLDKFQPEQGSFQAFVDNASKSLQDLEESEQNFVLEIISGCVEHRKLLDVVVDTFYHRTGKGFLQADRNQFMVICFLATFLLEDLGLRCFSKIVKCLDAAKMHKFLSFFFNVNNLSTWIRGEWSQIYDAPYVEKSWIAPLLRWQPAVEGIITQLASKAAGGIQPKKGSQKITEPREFALTKPKPRPLPKPEPIPQQERHRPVPGSIYQLPTERDVLEKVKQKNRQQANKVMLDANTQQFHCANPEKSQRTKKVLSRIQEERDAQLQFNSLFSSGIPSSHKTDSPPIRLNTTAILREGALYNRQVEEETRRMVALLSGGGEPSSFLRWQNEVLQQDLQEELAQLERRRLEGLISHEEAALARVRVMERNQQRALLKKEETAELMHRYAEKRLQEEQEMRELVEQVVEGHKNAKEAKAKLWAYKQRIVEEVSEQSRHLLRQALERAQADLARRLELICQIRAMESVPVIRHKFVDDTETAGHALLGEMSLAELRERLALLREAQSRQQEEKRERLQVAKQHRRQWLQGQLDFISQQRAALGEEAKRKHATSPGRSRSLLQIDNSSLTPANDAQCPGNLSSRYSVLVILVSNKFYCCSLTPNFTTTL; encoded by the exons ATGAAAGATCACAGAAGCCTCGTCAGACAAGCTGTTGTCCTGCTGGATAAGTTTCAGCCAGAACAGGGCAGCTTCCAGGCCTTTGTAGACAACGCCTCCAAGTCACTCCAG GACCTGGAAGAATCGGAGCAGAACTTTGTGCTGGAGATTATTTCTGGCTGTGTCGAGCACAGGAAGCTCTTGGACGTTGTGGTCGATACTTTCTACCATCGCACTGGAAAAGGCTTCCTACAAGCTGATCGCAACCAGTTTATGG TGATCTGTTTCCTGGCCACGTTCCTCCTGGAAGACCTAGGTCTTCGCTGCTTCAGCAAGATCGTCAAATGCCTGGATGCGGCGAAGATGCACAAG TTTCTGAGTTTCTTCTTCAATGTGAACAACCTCAGCACCTGGATCCGAGGGGAATGGAGTCAGATCTATGACGCCCCCTATGTGGAGAAGAGCTGGATTGCACCTCTGCTTAG GTGGCAGCCAGCGGTTGAAGGAATTATCACCCAACTGGCCAGCAAAGCGGCTGGTGGGATTCAGCCCAAGAAAGGCAGTCAGAAGATCACTGAACCTAGGGAGTTTGCCCTGACCAAGCCCAAACCTCGGCCTCTCCCCAAACCAGAGCCCATTCCCCAGCAGGAGCGACACCGGCCG GTACCAGGCAGCATCTATCAGCTCCCCACGGAGAGAGATGTGCTGGAGAAGGTCAAGCAGAAGAACCGTCAGCAGGCTAAT AAAGTCATGTTAGATGCCAACACTCAACAGTTCCACTGTGCGAATCCCGAGAAGTCACAACGCACCAAG AAGGTGCTATCCCGGATCCAGGAAGAGCGAGATGCCCAGCTGCAGTTTAACTCGCTCTTCTCCTCTGGGATTCCATCCAGCCACAAG ACGGACAGCCCGCCCATCAGACTGAACACCACCGCCATCCTGCGCGAAGGAGCCCTCTACAAccgacaggtggaggaggaaacACGGAG GATGGTGGCGCTCCTGAGTGGGGGAGGAGAGCCTTCATCCTTCCTACGGTGGCAGAATGAGGTCCTGCAGCAGGACCTGCAGGAGGAACTGGCCCAGCTGGAACGGCGCCGCCTAGAGGGACTCATCAGCCATGAGGAGGCGGCACTGGCCCGCGTGCGCGTGATGGAGCGcaaccagcagagggcgctgctcAAGAAAGAGGAG ACCGCTGAACTGATGCATCGCTACGCAGAGAAGCGCCtgcaggaggagcaggagatgAGGGAGCTGGTGGAGCAGGTGGTGGAGGGACACAAGAACGCCAAGGAAGCGAAAGCCAAGCTGTGGGCGTACAAGCAGCGCATAG TGGAGGAGGTTTCTGAGCAGAGCCGGCACCTCTTGCGTCAGGCCTTGGAGCGGGCCCAGGCGGACCTGGCCAGGAGGCTGGAGCTGATCTGTCAGATCCGGGCCATGGAGTCTGTCCCCGTCATCAGACACAAGTTTGTGGATGACACTGAG ACGGCAGGCCATGCCCTCCTGGGAGAGATGTCTCTGGCTGAGCTACGTGAGCGGCTGGCCCTGCTGCGGGAAGCGCAGAGCCGGCAGCAGGAGGAGAAGAGAGAGCGCCTCCAGGTGGCGAAGCAGCACCGCCGGCAGTGGCTCCAGGGGCAACTGGACTTCAtcagccagcagagggcagcactGGGAGAGGAGGCCAAACGGAA ACATGCAACCTCTCCTGGAAGATCCCGGAGTCTCCTGCAAATTGACAACAGCTCCCTGACGCCTGCAAACGATGCACAATGTCCCGGAAATCTGTCATCCCGCTATTCAGTGCTGGTAATATTAGTCAGCAATAAGTTTTACTGCTGCAGCCTCACCCCAAATTTTACCACCACTCTCTAG